A stretch of Rickettsia rickettsii DNA encodes these proteins:
- a CDS encoding gamma-glutamyl-gamma-aminobutyrate hydrolase family protein encodes MYKKPIIGVTPDLAQNCEKYTYAAFPWYALRRNYTDAIIAAGGVPLLLPYQSDTINQLMELVDGVVMPGGDEDIHPKFYEPEYAEDIVVSNEERDNFEILVLKKALERDIPVLGICRGMQLLNVIFKGTLIKHIPDYIETVINHTQPSPKNIVSHAINIEANTKLAKIANNQLQTMVNSTHHQAAKQLGNDLIVSATAEDGIIEAIESTKHKFVIGVQWHPEYLNDNGVDLELFKEFVKVSK; translated from the coding sequence ATGTATAAAAAACCGATAATAGGTGTTACACCTGATTTAGCTCAAAATTGTGAAAAATATACTTACGCTGCTTTTCCATGGTACGCCTTGCGAAGAAACTATACCGATGCGATTATTGCAGCCGGCGGTGTACCACTATTATTACCTTATCAAAGTGATACAATAAATCAGCTTATGGAACTTGTTGATGGTGTTGTAATGCCAGGCGGTGATGAGGACATACATCCTAAATTTTATGAGCCGGAATACGCCGAAGATATAGTCGTTTCCAATGAAGAACGTGATAATTTTGAGATATTAGTTTTAAAGAAAGCATTAGAGAGAGATATTCCGGTTTTAGGAATATGCCGAGGTATGCAGTTATTAAACGTTATTTTTAAGGGTACGCTTATTAAACATATTCCTGATTATATTGAAACTGTAATTAATCATACACAACCTTCGCCTAAAAACATCGTTTCGCATGCAATTAATATAGAAGCAAATACTAAACTTGCTAAAATAGCTAATAATCAGCTACAAACTATGGTTAATTCGACTCATCACCAGGCTGCTAAACAACTTGGTAATGATCTTATCGTATCTGCAACAGCAGAAGACGGTATAATTGAAGCCATTGAATCAACAAAACATAAATTTGTTATCGGCGTTCAATGGCATCCTGAATATCTTAACGATAATGGAGTAGATTTAGAATTATTTAAAGAATTCGTAAAAGTTAGTAAGTAA